A window of the Ogataea parapolymorpha DL-1 chromosome V, whole genome shotgun sequence genome harbors these coding sequences:
- a CDS encoding Protein SKG3 translates to MNKLRTFSRKEAMSPPKEKSSLPKRVETAESRGELSPALSPIATLLSAQAHRRYHEGVFMILKDLDSEGQPAERKWEEVYGVLTGNQLAVYRVEEMEQVPSVDSASKPSYINFTDATFKAIDQLPSSGGNLNNVIIVSTTLKNRYLIQISSTEQFRRWHAAFRLAAAEYRLLQEAYTGALLSARGSLLSDIKVILAETKFDHEEWTSVRFGAGMPWKRCFTVIEPPAKKSKKRFVPGRVVFYESEKKGKKLAMATITDANSIYAVYPQNYAVIDHSTMIKLDGSIVFSKSEGTKDCSIFLMPDQHSSVPGYDTLIRFLIPLLDAFHLYGRPKGLNADKLDPKSLLFALPVLPKVHYLEVDDLMQLTASATTSSWTSYQWQQGVKDILRPKVAKGYDGCGSVEGTAGAVGMLEFSRDLAAGKVRSFSNPQSPTMTPKPQFGFDKEKHLSGLARETPKAEEKTPSQNVVDVKDNEDSGSLYSELRFRQREEQILTPELQPAREPQKKQSSPGGLAKIYSKYAQLPDYDQLNDSLANLDVNEDAIEDLYPKEESDGDEDEDDDYDIQIINPRTRTPAIVKSSPSPGPDTTPTMRPHAPYGQPNPRFGSTSSLASSTDSGERSEKRVLSQERVVSPFTAFNKSYQEAIQPSFAYQPPPEPQDSKVLEMPRQRAFRQDTDSGNSHAPAVELQNPPQRPSQPYYDPQRSGSSGSIEYRPAQQKPHFQRAPPNNIVSQQVAYGGYQNPQLQPVPGQKLQSPYNPQGPSMYDYHSAPRPAPPQAAGYANGHANGYAAPQAPAANMSSPRRRPPPPLNHSQQYYPQSPNMNPQGFYPQQYARPYPEPSNQPSKQPPSQPQQSFVPQQPRRDKNNPYALAKSAHETTVSYHKNPYSS, encoded by the coding sequence ATGAACAAGCTTCGGACCTTTTCTCGCAAAGAGGCGATGTCGCCGCCCAAGGAAAAGTCCTCGCTCCCCAAGCGCGTGGAGACGGCGGAGTCCAGGGGCGAGCTGAGCCCGGCCCTGTCGCCCATCGCCACTCTGCTCTCTGCGCAGGCCCATCGCAGATATCACGAGGGAGTATTTATGATTTTGAAGGATTTGGATTCGGAGGGCCAGCCTGCCGAGCGCAAATGGGAGGAGGTGTACGGTGTGCTCACAGGCAACCAGCTGGCAGTTTACAGAgtggaggagatggagcAAGTGCCGTCGGTCGACTCGGCTAGCAAGCCATCGTACATAAATTTCACTGACGCCACATTTAAGGCGATCGACCAGCTGCCCTCGTCGGGGGGCAACCTGAACAACGTCATCATCGTGTCGACTACGCTGAAAAATAGGTACCTGATCCAGATCTCGTCCACCGAGCAGTTCCGACGCTGGCACGCGGCCTTTCGACTCGCGGCGGCCGAATACCGCCTGTTGCAAGAGGCGTACACGGGAGCGCTGCTGAGCGCGCGCGGGTCGCTTCTGTCGGACATCAAGGTCATTCTGGCAGAGACAAAGTTCGACCACGAGGAGTGGACGAGCGTCAGATTCGGCGCCGGGATGCCCTGGAAGCGGTGCTTCACGGTGATCGAGCCTCCAGCGAAAAAAAGTAAAAAGAGGTTTGTGCCTGGCCGCGTCGTCTTCTACGAGTCGGAGAAGAAGGGCAAAAAGCTGGCCATGGCCACCATCACCGATGCCAATTCCATCTATGCCGTGTATCCGCAGAATTACGCCGTCATCGACCACAGCACAAtgatcaagctggacgGCTCTATTGTATTTTCCAAGTCTGAAGGCACTAAGGACTGCTCCATCTTTCTGATGCCCGACCAGCACTCGTCGGTGCCGGGCTACGACACGCTGATCCGGTTCCTGATCCCGCTACTGGACGCTTTCCATCTGTATGGACGACCAAAAGGCCTAAATGCCGATAAGCTCGACCCGAAGTCgctgctgtttgcgctGCCGGTGCTGCCCAAGGTGCACTACCTTGAGGTGGACGATCTGATGCAGCTCACAGCCAGCGCCACGACGAGCTCCTGGACGTCGTACCAATGGCAGCAGGGTGTGAAGGACATCTTGAGGCCGAAGGTGGCCAAGGGCTACGACGGCTGCGGCTCGGTCGAGGGTACAGCTGGAGCTGTGGGGATGCTGGAGTTCTCGAGAGACCTTGCTGCTGGCAAAGTGCGGTCTTTCTCGAACCCGCAGTCTCCTACGATGACGCCAAAACCGCAGTTTGGATTTGACAAAGAAAAACATCTGTCGGGTCTGGCTAGAGAGACTCCAAAGGCGGAGGAAAAGACACCATCTCAGAACGTTGTGGACGTGAAAGACAACGAGGACAGTGGCTCATTGTATTCTGAGCTGCGATTTAGACAGCGTGAAGAGCAAATACTGACCCCTGAGCTCCAGCCAGCCAGAGAAccacagaaaaaacagTCGTCACCGGGTGGCCTGGCAAAGATTTACTCCAAGTACGCCCAGCTGCCTGACTacgaccagctgaacgactCGCTGGCCAACTTGGACGTGAACGAAGACGCAATTGAGGACCTGTATCCTAAGGAGGAATCGGACGGggacgaagacgaggacgatgaCTACGACATCCAAATCATCAATCCAAGGACCAGAACCCCAGCTATAGTCAAGTCGTCTCCGTCGCCAGGCCCTGATACCACCCCAACCATGAGGCCGCACGCGCCATATGGCCAGCCGAACCCGCGGTTTGGCAGCACATCTTCGCTAGCGTCGTCGACGGACTCTGGCGAGCGCTCCGAGAAAAGAGTTCTTTCTCAGGAACGAGTCGTCTCGCCGTTCACAGCGTTCAACAAGTCGTACCAAGAAGCCATCCAGCCCAGCTTTGCGTACCAGCCGCCTCCTGAGCCGCAGGACTCGAAGGTTCTTGAAATGCCGAGACAGAGAGCATTTAGACAGGACACAGATAGCGGGAACTCTCATGCTCCGGCAGTAGAGCTGCAGAACCCGCCACAAAGACCGTCCCAGCCATACTACGACCCACAAAGATCCGGCTCGTCCGGCTCTATAGAGTACAGACCGGCGCAGCAGAAACCCCATTTCCAGcgagctcctccaaacAACATAGTTTCGCAGCAGGTGGCGTACGGCGGGTATCAGAACCCCCAGCTGCAGCCTGTACCGGGCCAGAAGCTGCAGTCTCCGTACAACCCTCAGGGCCCTTCCATGTACGACTACCACTCTGCTCCGCGACCTGCCCCGCCTCAGGCTGCCGGCTATGCGAACGGACACGCGAACGGCTACGCCGCTCCGCAGGCGCCAGCGGCCAATATGTCGTCTCCGCGCCGCAGACCGCCGCCGCCGCTGAACCACTCCCAACAGTACTATCCGCAGTCGCCGAACATGAATCCGCAGGGCTTCTATCCGCAGCAGTACGCCAGACCGTACCCGGAGCCGTCTAACCAGCCGTCTAAGCAGCCGCCTAGCCAGCCACAGCAGAGCTTTGTTCCGCAGCAGCCGCGCAGGGACAAGAACAACCCATACGCGCTGGCCAAGAGCGCCCACGAGACCACCGTTTCGTACCACAAAAACCCGTACTCCAGCTAA
- a CDS encoding ribokinase: MITVIGSLNYDLVTFSRRCPRAGETLQGEQLEEHLGGKGLNEAIATARLSVTKGHVRMWGNVGDDEHGKKMVAALKEARVDTGLVSVLPGVSSGSATIIVETESGENRIIIIPGANGELKPNDEQLAANFKDSQPGDFVVLQNEFPGVRKVIEWLHANKPDVSVVYNPSPVRDDLLDPELLNKVAYLVVNEGEAEQITGRSGGEKDLLAALHQLLPRPTLIITLGARGCIFQSGETVESVAGVKVRNVVDTTGAGDTFLGAVVSQLYFGADLARAVEFATAAASVVIQRKGAAESIPEYSRIALRN; the protein is encoded by the coding sequence ATGATTACCGTTATTGGATCTCTCAATTACGACCTCGTGACATTCTCCCGGCGCTGTCCACGCGCAGGTGAGACGCTGCAGggtgagcagctcgaggaaCATCTTGGTGGGAAAGGACTGAACGAGGCGATTGCCACCGCAAGACTGTCTGTTACCAAGGGCCATGTTCGCATGTGGGGCAAcgtcggcgacgacgagcacGGGAAAAAGATGGTGGCCGCTTTGAAGGAGGCCAGGGTGGACACTGGACtggtttctgtgctgcCTGGCGTCAGCTCGGGCAGTGCAACCATCATTGTGGAGACCGAGTCTGGAGAGAACAGAATTATCATTATTCCTGGGGCCAACGGAGAACTGAAGCCGAACGACGAGCAACTGGCGGCGAATTTTAAGGACTCGCAGCCAGGTGACTTTGTTGTGCTGCAGAACGAGTTTCCCGGTGTTCGCAAGGTGATTGAGTGGCTGCACGCCAATAAGCCTGACGTTTCCGTGGTGTACAATCCGTCGCCGGTGCGGGACGATTTGCTGGACCccgagctgctcaacaaggttgCGTACTTGGTGGTGAACGAGGGAGAGGCTGAGCAGATCACGGGCCGTTCTGGCGGCGAGAAAGACCTGCTTGCTGCGCTGCACCAACTGCTGCCGCGTCCGACGCTAATCATCACGCTGGGGGCCCGCGGGTGCATTTTCCAGAGTGGTGAGACCGTCGAGAGCGTGGCAGGTGTCAAGGTTCGCAACGTGGTAGACACAACCGGCGCAGGCGACACGTTTCTGGGAGCCGTAGTGTCGCAGCTGTACTTTGGCGCAGACCTGGCCCGGGCGGTCGAGTTTGCGACGGCGGCCGCGTCGGTGGTGATCCAGCGCAAAGGCGCCGCAGAGAGCATCCCGGAGTACTCTAGAATAGCATTACGGAACTGA
- a CDS encoding Start control protein cdc10, whose protein sequence is MEPNEPKIMELASPDPVPRLVAYGDVTVVEFDVEGCTVMRRTQDSWVNATQLARLVSVVRPKISGSIEAQAKQGAHEIVQDAPDQLKGVWVSIERAESLCKEYDIYGVLTPLFNYKGPKDLARTTSTLTEADEPASPTKKAKIAPELPSLQTFDHDTQVPNPNAPHALAPLGDDEADEKSKVVLSSLFLPNQKEFSLEGVAIDAPIDDNGQTALHLAATLGRISLVKELVSRGANRLRGDNDGQTALIRAVHATNCLEHSCFDQLLDYLYPAITVLDHKGRSVLHHIAYTCGRKGRNEACNYYLETLLEWVVKRGPHLPPGQQMSLTSFMQEVVNIPDRNGDTCLNIAAMVGNKQIIQQLLEVGADPNKANKAGVKPVDCGIDVASARTRLPQPTAVQSVPETPKLSSMKILESLQTFVSQLGRDFREELESKTKQVDEIHPKLREKTYKLSEKRKQFEELDKLVRKIGDYKTKIINLNNAIREEEQRFVEETKELPINSKTFDGDFDADEPFTVWSVYNEVERRLQETKDPAVSVADFINQLDPATLLASEQLEDLPPAVILEARINAYTKNNAMLIERTKNRRSSSQELEQQFKRVIGLCIGSSVDEIDEKLLGSLLLSVENDPDPEIGQIKKVLSIVNEIEK, encoded by the coding sequence ATGGAACCAAACGAGCCCAAAATCATGGAATTGGCCAGTCCCGACCCTGTGCCGCGACTCGTGGCGTACGGTGATGTCACCGTCGTCGAGTTTGACGTGGAAGGGTGCACGGTGATGCGCCGGACACAGGACTCGTGGGTCAACGCGACGCAGCTGGCTCGACTGGTTTCTGTTGTCAGGCCCAAGATTAGCGGGTCAATAGAGGCCCAGGCGAAACAGGGCGCTCACGAGATTGTCCAGGACGCTCCCGACCAGCTGAAGGGCGTCTGGGTGTCGATTGAGCGTGCAGAATCGCTTTGCAAAGAGTACGACATTTACGGCGTATTGACGCCGCTGTTCAACTACAAAGGCCCCAAGGACCTCGCACGCACAACGTCGACGCTGACGGAGGCGGACGAGCCTGCGTCACCCACgaagaaggccaagattGCGCCCGAGCTGCCTAGTCTGCAGACTTTCGACCACGACACCCAAGTGCCGAACCCGAACGCTCCTCACGCGCTGGCCCCACtcggcgacgacgaagcCGATGAGAAGAGCAAGGTCGTgctgtcgtcgttgttTCTGCCGAACCAGAAGGAGTTCTCGCTCGAAGGAGTCGCTATCgacgcgccgatcgacgacaacggTCAGACAGCGCTGCATCTGGCCGCCACTCTGGGCCGCATCTCGCTGgtcaaagagctggtctCGCGCGGCGCCAACCGTCTGCGCGGCGACAACGACGGCCAGACAGCCCTAATCCGCGCCGTCCACGCCACAAACTGTCTCGAACACTCGTGCttcgaccagctgctcgactACCTGTATCCGGCCATCACTGTGCTGGACCACAAGGGCCGTTCTGTTCTGCACCATATCGCGTACACGTGTGGTCGCAAGGGCCGCAACGAGGCGTGCAACTACTACCTGGAGACACTGCTGGAGTGGGTGGTGAAACGCGGCCCGCACCTGCCTCCAGGCCAGCAGATGAGTCTGACCTCGTTCATGCaggaggtggtgaacaTTCCGGACCGCAACGGTGACACGTGTTTGAACATCGCGGCGATGGTGGGCAACAAGCAGAtcatccagcagctgctcgaggTGGGCGCAGACCCGAACAAGGCCAACAAGGCGGGCGTGAAGCCTGTGGACTGCGGCATCGACGTGGCGTCCGCACGGACACGGCTGCCACAGCCGACCGCGGTGCAGAGCGTGCCCGAGACGCCCAAGTTGAGCAGCATGAAGATTCTGGAGTCGTTGCAGACGTTTGTGAGCCAGCTGGGCAGAGACTTCagagaggagctggagtcgAAAACGAAGCAAGTCGACGAGATCCACCCCAAGTTGCGCGAAAAAACGTACAAACTGTCCGAGAAGCGCAAGCagttcgaggagctcgatAAGCTCGTGCGCAAGATCGGCGACTACAAAACCAAGATCATCAACCTGAACAACGCTATCCgcgaggaagagcagcgGTTTGTCGAGGAAACAAAAGAGCTGCCGATCAACTCCAAGACGTTCGACGGCGACTTTGACGCCGACGAGCCGTTCACCGTCTGGTCCGTGTATAACGAGGTGGAGAGACGACTACAGGAGACAAAAGACCCGGCGGTGTCTGTGGCCGACTTTatcaaccagctggatCCGGCTACGCTGCTGGCGtctgagcagctggaagatcTTCCGCCCGCCGTCATCTTGGAGGCCCGGATCAACGCCTACACAAAAAACAACGCGATGCTGATCGAGCGGACCAAAAACCGCCGCTCCTCGAGCcaggagctcgagcagcagtTCAAGCGTGTGATCGGGCTGTGCATCGGCAGTTCGGTCGACGAAATCGACGAAAAGCTGCTTGGCAGCCTACTGCTGAGCGTGGAAAACGACCCGGACCCGGAGATCGGCCAGATCAAAAAGGTCCTGAGTATAGTGAACGAGATAGAGAAGTAA
- a CDS encoding Protein BNI1, which produces MKPSKKQTDGPASRVSSFMGLRRGSKTVDQGSVSSPTGTLSRMNTNASMYSINESPTKNGLFSRTKTHQASDSSSIESPLSRMTTNTSIGGPSTTSVYSLPSSHTKKLSSANFKKTHRHTISDDFELEPPESEEEIEIMFKEVMISRDFNSLPEKARKEMENYPADRKWMLIRQHKLAEYKKQRMMQQQQPHSAVPSRSASTASTAVTERSTPSAGKAFDAQFYVVQLIGNKITNDQLKELDICLSSEELHWTEQFLNLQGAVALCNVLMQLYKTKPLIRTQGVPNRHQPPSPAQILFTNPVEDYETVLDKETKLFRCIKVIADLTVGIDHLRKIDIFIPAILGGLYSTRPQVRKWATDIITYFYHKTNCSPLIYKTIHKPVNDNVHLAYIKELYISRPNLLDRKSQYILSNAERVKKYEAWFWAVIRLFEGRGKMGSRVGSYDEFKLSGPISNNFLIEYGLSTLLLINTLLQYSKDLGDRTKLRRLFQVAGMTELFEHLRPLENVDIEHSIANIESSERADLQELKQMEEFQNNNINFNDPLSLFQAMLNKAKGTEAEGYLTSMIQNMFISQSSNLHTLDPQQVHRNLKLMDTFVSNITMASGEDDTDMNISINRLIASYRTDEIARKAMLEAREAKKRAEEAEAERDNALQKLNEGSKGVIEKLYRDIAERDEILDRLREKLEAKDNEVSELRRLRVLDKHQQETEMREMLLLLHSQRLLSSPPESSGTASSSIKTEGSSTVEELRKRLKSQVDKNKVEVKRIGQSGVEPNARLRDLRFKMDLLEREARDLENTEFEDILAEKHDTNKVDDVKTLSELRARLESLQNDANKVIKVQANLSTQEKLERRKMEALDRLQRLEKTMQELKIKELEEVDSADRRTLDPKQRAVKNERAEKLKSELSELETMCNNLRFQLSLNNEQVDKEALLQKFEDQYSRGKKEVPKATFVSSAPPVMVGNSVKKIDTSSMRPFLGELERTVGKSPALDEKENTEPAEKPVVKEESKEEPPKKETPAPVESTVPPPPPPPPPPPFPTSAGSQGAPPPPPPPPPPLPSAGTGMPPPPPPLPSAGQKPVATPESSPFLAPGPFDMLPRPKKKLKQLHWEKIDDPVGSFWANMGSEDMAKQLLENGIFDEIEVIFAAKEAKRIARKKKEDAKKVSFLSTDVSQQFGICLHSFSGLDDEQVVAKILRCDKDVLDKSALLDFLAKPELNEISNTLAKNFEPYSTDWQNDKEAKHDKDPSELARADRIYLELIYNLQHYWKSRMRALNAILNYEKDYEEYVKKLEMLEKALESLENSKTLRKVFDIILIVGNYMNDKSKQAHGFKLSTLQRLSFLKDHKNLISFLHYVEKVIRENYPELISFVDDLKPTIDAANISVEQLKNDCQMFSQSIRNIDASLQDGNLSDPSKFHPMDKFLHVVFRGLPNARTKAELLSDRSKLVMEKFDSMMRYFGEDPNSDEFVRNSFLKKFSEFAENFERASKENKELEERNKKYEMSKKRFEESKKEKEKQQEAPKINSDMDKFLQQLRQTGPLRSEPTSAKIKQWAKKHTALSASALESPSKTSEQDDEDDLRSKTHDLLMKLTQQSGDDSSPPASSSSSAVNLNSGNGSELKLSDKMKRRLQQSSRTSSITSLDFDSVSRSESFKTSRSRLDLASQALSNPLAEQEASAMSPNPLIEDKEEEEEAEKEDKVDEKFINGSVHDEASETFESPDEFQDASEQ; this is translated from the coding sequence ATGAAACcgtccaagaaacagacCGACGGTCCCGCCTCGCGCGTGAGCTCCTTCATGGGGCTGCGCAGAGGGTCCAAGACGGTGGACCAGGGCTCTGTCAGCTCGCCAACCGGCACGCTGTCGCGGATGAATACCAACGCGTCCATGTACTCGATCAACGAGTCGCCCACGAAGAACGGGCTTTTTTCGCGCACAAAGACTCATCAGGCGTccgactccagcagcatAGAGTCGCCGCTGTCGCGGATGACTACCAACACCAGTATTGGCGGGCCATCCACCACCTCTGTGTACTCTTTGCCTTCATCCCATAccaaaaagctcagcaGTGCAAATTTCAAGAAAACTCACCGACATACAATTTCCGACGACTTCGAGCTCGAGCCACCGGAAtccgaggaggagatcgagaTCATGTTCAAGGAGGTGATGATCTCCAGAGACTTCAACAGTCTGCCGGAAAAGGCCCGCAAAGAGATGGAAAACTACCCTGCGGACCGAAAATGGATGCTTATCCGACAGCACAAGCTGGCCGAGTACAAAAAACAGCGCAtgatgcagcagcagcagccgcacTCGGCCGTCCCGAGCCGAAGCGCCTCCACGGCCAGCACCGCTGTGACAGAACGGTCCActccttctgctggaaagGCATTTGACGCGCAGTTTTATGTGGTGCAATTGATTGGAAACAAGATCACCAATGACcagctcaaggagctcgacaTTTGTTTGAGCTCAGAAGAGCTGCATTGGACCGAGCAGTTTCTCAATTTGCAAGGAGCAGTGGCCCTTTGCAACGTGCTGATGCAGCTGTACAAGACCAAGCCGCTTATCAGGACCCAGGGCGTGCCCAACCGCCACCAGCCTCCGTCGCCCGCGCAGATCCTCTTCACGAACCCTGTAGAGGACTACGAGAccgtgctggacaaggagaCCAAGTTGTTCCGTTGCATCAAGGTGATAGCCGACCTCACCGTCGGAATCGATCATCTGCGCAAAATAGACATTTTCATCCCCGCCATTCTGGGCGGGCTCTACTCGACGCGGCCACAGGTCCGTAAGTGGGCCACCGACATCATCACATATTTCTACCACAAGACCAACTGCAGTCCGCTAATATACAAGACCATTCACAAGCCCGTCAACGACAACGTCCATCTGGCGTACATCAAAGAGCTCTACATCTCGCGGCCCAACCTACTCGACCGGAAGTCGCAGTACATTCTGTCGAACGCCGAGCGGGTCAAGAAGTACGAGGCGTGGTTTTGGGCTGTCATCAGGCTGTTTGAAGGCCGCGGCAAGATGGGCAGCCGCGTTGGCTCGTATGACGAATTCAAGCTCAGCGGGCCCATCTCGAACAATTTCCTCATTGAATACGGACTTTCTACGCTCCTGTTGATCAACACGCTTCTCCAGTACTCCAAAGACCTCGGAGACAGAACCAAGCTGCGCCGGCTGTTCCAAGTTGCAGGTATGAccgagctgtttgagcatCTGCGGCCGTTGGAAAACGTGGACATAGAGCATAGCATTGCCAACATTGAGAGCTCGGAACGTGCCGATTTGcaggagctcaagcagATGGAGGAGTTTCAAAACAACAATATCAACTTCAACGACCCGTTGTCGCTGTTTCAGGCGATGCTGAACAAAGCCAAGGGCACCGAGGCTGAAGGGTACTTGACGTCAATGATTCAGAATATGTTCATCAGCCAGTCGTCTAATTTGCACACTTTGGATCCGCAGCAGGTGCACAGGAACTTGAAACTCATGGACACGTTTGTTTCGAACATCACCATGGCGTCCGGCGAagacgacacagacatgAACATATCGATCAACAGGCTGATAGCATCGTACCGGACGGACGAGATTGCACGGAAGGCGATGCTGGAAGCGCGCGAGGCGAAGAAGCGCGCGGAAGAGGCCGAGGCCGAGCGCGACAATGCGCTGCAAAAGCTCAATGAGGGCTCGAAGGGTGTCATAGAAAAACTCTACAGAGACATTGCAGAAAGGGACGAGATTCTGGATCGGCTGCGTGAGAAGCTTGAGGCCAAGGACAACGAAGTCAGCGAGCTGCGCAGATTGCGGGTTTTGGACAAGCACCAACAAGAAACCGAGATGCGCGAGATGTTGCTTCTGCTTCACAGCCAGCGGCTGCTCTCCAGTCCACCAGAGTCCTCGGGAACCGCGTCTTCTTCTATCAAGACTGAAGGATCTTCCACTGTGGAGGAGCTCCGCAAGCGTCTTAAGTCGCAGGTCGACAAAAACAAGGTGGAGGTCAAGAGAATCGGTCAATCCGGAGTGGAGCCGAACGCTCGACTGCGTGATTTGCGGTTCAAGATGGACTTGTTGGAAAGAGAGGCCAGGGACTTGGAAAACACGGAGTTTGAGGACATTCTAGCAGAGAAGCACGACACAAACAAGGTCGACGACGTCAAGACCTTGAGCGAGCTGCGGGCCAGACTCGAGTCGTTGCAGAACGACGCAAACAAGGTGATCAAGGTACAGGCCAACTTGAGCACGCAGGAAAAGCTCGAAAGACGCAAGATGGAGGCTCTGGACAGACTGCAACGGTTAGAGAAAACCAtgcaggagctgaagatcaaggagtTGGAGGAGGTCGATTCGGCCGATCGTCGCACACTAGATCCAAAGCAACGCGCTGTCAAGAACGAGCGTGCCGAAAAGCTGAAGAGCGAGCTCAGTGAGTTGGAAACCATGTGCAACAATCTACGGTTCCAGTTGAGTCTCAACAACGAACAAGTCGACAAGGAGGCCCTTTTGcagaagtttgaggacCAGTACTCCAGAGGCAAGAAAGAGGTGCCAAAGGCAACATTTGTAAGTTCTGCTCCGCCGGTGATGGTTGGTAACTCGGTGAAAAAGATCGATACCAGCTCGATGAGGCCATTTCTGGGAGAGCTGGAGAGGACAGTGGGCAAGTCGCCTGCTCTTGACGAGAAGGAAAATACAGAGCCTGCTGAGAAGCCGGTGgtgaaagaagaaagtAAGGAAGAGCCACCTAAGAAGGAGACTCCAGCACCTGTTGAGTCTACTGTTCCGCCACCGCCACCgccacctcctcctccaccatTTCCAACCTCTGCAGGCTCCCAAGGAgcacctcctcctcctccgcctccgcctcctcctcttccatCCGCGGGCACGGGCATGccacctccaccacctccactTCCTTCTGCAGGACAGAAGCCAGTTGCAACGCCAGAGAGTTCGCCGTTCCTTGCTCCAGGGCCGTTTGACATGCTTCCTCGTCCtaagaagaagctcaagcAACTGCATTGGGAGAAAATCGACGACCCTGTTGGTTCTTTTTGGGCCAACATGGGTTCAGAGGATATGgccaaacagcttctggaaaacGGTatttttgacgagatcgaAGTGATCTTTGCCGCCAAAGAGGCCAAGCGGATTGCacgcaagaagaaagaagatgCGAAGAAGGTTTCTTTTTTGAGCACAGACGTTTCGCAGCAGTTTGGAATCTGTCTTCACTCGTTTTCTGGGCTTGATGACGAACAGgtggttgcaaaaattTTGCGGTGTGATAAAGACGTTCTGGACAAGAGCGCGCTGCTAGACTTCCTTGCTAAGCCGGAATTGAACGAGATATCCAATACATTGGCTAAGAACTTTGAGCCGTACTCGACAGACTGGCAGAACGACAAGGAGGCCAAGCATGACAAAGATCCGAGCGAGCTTGCCAGAGCAGATAGGATATACCTGGAGTTGATATACAATTTGCAGCATTACTGGAAGTCAAGAATGCGCGCGCTGAACGCCATTTTGAACTATGAAAAAGACTACGAGGAGTACGTTAAGAAGCTGGAGATGCTTGAAAAGGCTTTGGAGAGTCTTGAGAACTCCAAGACTCTGCGGAAAGTCTTTGACATTATTTTGATTGTCGGCAATTACATGAATGACAAGTCTAAACAGGCGCATGGGTTTAAGTTGAGTACGTTGCAACGACTCAGTTTCCTAAAAGACCACAAAAACCTAATTTCGTTCCTGCACTATGTGGAAAAGGTGATTAGAGAAAACTACCCAGAGCTGATTTCGTTTGTGGACGATTTGAAGCCCACGATCGATGCAGCCAACATTTCcgtggagcagctgaagaACGACTGTCAGATGTTTTCTCAATCGATCCGCAATATCGATGCTTCGTTGCAAGACGGAAACTTGAGCGATCCGTCGAAATTCCATCCGATGGACAAATTTTTGCACGTTGTTTTCCGCGGCCTGCCCAACGCGCGCACCAAGGCCGAGCTGCTTAGCGACCGCTCAAAACTTGTGATGGAGAAGTTTGATTCGATGATGCGCTATTTCGGCGAGGATCCAAacagcgacgagtttgTGCGCAACtcgttcctcaagaaatTCAGCGAGTTCGCCGAGAACTTTGAGCGTGCCTCGaaggaaaacaaggagctggaggagcgCAACAAGAAGTACGAGATGAGCAAGAAACGGTTTGAGGAAagcaagaaggagaaggagaagcagcaggaggCGCCGAAGATCAACTCCGATATGGACAagttcctccagcagctgcgacaGACGGGCCCGTTGCGCTCGGAACCAACCTCTGCGAAAATCAAGCAATGGGCCAAGAAACACACCGCGCTCTCTGCTTCTGCTCTGGAGTCGCCGTCCAAAACGTCTGAGcaggacgatgaggacgatCTGCGGTCGAAGACACACGATCTGCTGATGAAGCTGACACAGCAGTCTGGCGATGATTCCAGTCCGCCGGCatcgagctcctcctctgcaGTGAACCTAAACTCAGGAAACGGGTCTGAGCTCAAGTTGAGCGACAAGATGAAGAGACGGTTGCAACAGAGCTCGCGCACGTCTTCCATCACATCGCTCGACTTTGACTCGGTCTCGCGGTCTGAGTCTTTCAAAACCAGCCGGTCGCGGCTGGATCTGGCGAGCCAGGCCCTCAGTAACCCGTTGGCGGAGCAGGAAGCTAGTGCGATGTCGCCTAATCCGCTGATCGAGGAtaaggaggaggaagaagaagcagagaAGGAGGATAAAGTCGACGAGAAGTTTATTAACGGTTCTGTGCATGACGAGGCGTCCGAAACGTTCGAATCTCCGGACGAGTTCCAGGACGCCAGCGAACAGTGA